In Sporosarcina psychrophila, a genomic segment contains:
- the rsgA gene encoding ribosome small subunit-dependent GTPase A, giving the protein MPEGQIRKAISGYYYVENDGEIIQCRGRGVFRNRGIHPLVGDFVTYVRVEDNDATVTEVHERFNELVRPPISNVHQALLVFSIVEPAFSLYLLDRFLVVVESFDVKPIICLTKKDLANADELKMVAESAAYYKKIGYDVIETFIDDPQLTDLLKPYFEGKTTVLAGQSGVGKSTLLNTVLPVLELKTGIISEALGRGKHTTRHVELLEISGGLVADTPGFSSLEFDHIEKEELSHYFVDMDEVAPNCRFRGCLHLKEPKCAVKELVETGEIPRHRYDHYLQFMQEILDRKPRYEKHD; this is encoded by the coding sequence ATGCCAGAAGGACAAATCAGAAAAGCAATCAGCGGGTATTATTATGTAGAAAATGACGGAGAAATCATTCAATGTCGAGGACGTGGAGTATTTAGAAACCGTGGTATTCATCCGCTGGTTGGAGATTTCGTGACCTATGTACGTGTTGAAGATAATGATGCAACAGTCACTGAAGTCCATGAGCGGTTCAATGAACTTGTCCGTCCGCCAATCTCGAATGTTCACCAGGCGTTGCTTGTATTCTCCATAGTGGAACCGGCATTCAGCCTTTATCTATTAGACAGGTTTTTGGTTGTCGTCGAATCGTTCGACGTAAAACCAATTATCTGCCTAACGAAAAAGGATCTTGCGAATGCTGATGAACTGAAAATGGTAGCTGAATCAGCGGCGTATTATAAGAAAATCGGTTATGATGTTATAGAGACTTTTATTGACGATCCTCAACTGACTGACTTATTGAAACCTTATTTTGAAGGCAAGACTACAGTTCTTGCCGGGCAATCAGGTGTTGGTAAATCAACGTTGTTGAACACGGTATTGCCTGTGCTTGAATTGAAAACAGGGATAATATCAGAAGCGCTTGGACGCGGAAAACATACAACGCGACATGTTGAGTTGCTTGAGATATCAGGTGGTCTTGTCGCGGATACCCCAGGCTTCAGCTCTCTCGAATTCGATCATATCGAAAAAGAAGAATTGTCTCATTACTTTGTAGATATGGATGAAGTTGCGCCAAACTGTAGATTCAGAGGTTGCTTGCACTTGAAAGAACCAAAGTGTGCAGTAAAAGAGTTGGTAGAGACTGGAGAAATTCCACGTCATCGCTATGATCACTACTTGCAGTTCATGCAAGAAATACTTGACCGAAAGCCGAGGTATGAAAAACATGATTAA
- the pknB gene encoding Stk1 family PASTA domain-containing Ser/Thr kinase, which yields MIGSRIGGRYEIVRNIGDGGMSKVYLAHDVILDRDVAIKVLNYDFANEEALKRRFKREALSATSLTHPHIVDIFDVGEEGELHYLVMEYIEGQTLKKFIQDNGALTPKQALPIMQQIVSAIANAHHNGIVHRDVKPQNILMDSDENVKITDFGIAMALSATAHTKTNSVIGTVHYLSPEQARGGMATKKSDIYSLGIVLYELLSGELPFTADTAVAIALKHLQEETPSVRMVFPSIPQSLENVILKATMKDATYRYDSADEMYDDLLTVLSPERANEKRFAIVFDDDRTRAIPIVSETTKFDSVEATKKIEPVTIEQSPPPTPPKKRKKWPFIVGGIAGIAILILLLSLIPGIFGPKKAVIPTVAGMEETEARDVLSSTGFNTVVTEGQQSDDVDEGEAIKTIPEAGKKRGVDSEITLYISTGKEKSTLADYIGENADKVMASLDDTLFKSIDSIEEFSDKPEGTIIGQEPDSGEVILSETDLLFTVSKGQEKQILDDLRGYDKDRLEDYEESSGLTINTVREDYSSTVPKGSVISQTPNGKTEIVKGGKVEVVVSKGPEKKPDKFVVKKVTIEYVPEVIEPSPSPSDEDGDEGDGEDDGDNSGVVEQPAPVPQLIKIYIQDKNNKITDVFDEFSITETTERSISFNLEEGQTGSYKVTRDSKPIIAELVN from the coding sequence ATGATTGGATCAAGAATAGGTGGACGTTATGAAATTGTAAGGAATATTGGTGACGGCGGCATGTCAAAAGTATATCTAGCACATGACGTCATCCTGGACCGCGATGTTGCCATTAAGGTTCTTAATTATGATTTTGCGAATGAAGAGGCATTGAAAAGAAGGTTTAAACGAGAAGCACTTTCCGCAACGAGTCTGACGCACCCGCACATTGTTGATATATTCGATGTGGGCGAAGAGGGTGAACTGCATTACCTGGTGATGGAATATATCGAAGGACAAACCTTGAAGAAGTTTATCCAAGATAATGGGGCCTTGACGCCTAAGCAAGCTTTGCCGATTATGCAACAGATTGTATCTGCAATTGCGAATGCTCATCATAATGGAATCGTCCATCGTGATGTTAAACCGCAGAATATTTTAATGGATTCGGATGAGAATGTTAAAATTACTGATTTTGGTATCGCGATGGCACTTAGTGCAACAGCACATACAAAAACGAATTCAGTCATTGGGACGGTTCACTACTTGTCACCCGAACAAGCACGTGGCGGAATGGCGACAAAAAAGTCTGATATCTATTCATTAGGCATCGTACTTTACGAATTACTGTCAGGTGAATTGCCATTTACAGCGGATACTGCAGTTGCGATTGCATTGAAGCATTTACAAGAAGAGACGCCCTCAGTAAGAATGGTATTCCCTTCAATTCCACAAAGTTTAGAAAATGTTATTTTGAAGGCGACTATGAAAGATGCTACATATCGATATGATTCAGCAGATGAAATGTATGATGATTTGCTAACTGTACTGTCACCCGAACGGGCAAATGAGAAGAGATTCGCAATTGTCTTCGATGATGACCGCACGCGCGCGATACCAATCGTTAGTGAAACTACAAAATTTGATAGCGTTGAAGCGACTAAGAAGATCGAACCAGTAACAATTGAACAATCCCCGCCGCCAACACCACCGAAAAAACGCAAGAAATGGCCATTCATTGTTGGTGGAATTGCTGGCATTGCAATCCTGATACTTTTGTTGTCCCTTATTCCAGGTATATTTGGCCCTAAAAAGGCTGTTATTCCGACTGTGGCTGGAATGGAAGAAACGGAGGCTAGGGATGTGCTCTCTAGCACAGGCTTTAATACGGTTGTAACTGAGGGACAGCAATCCGATGATGTTGATGAAGGGGAAGCCATTAAAACGATACCCGAGGCAGGGAAGAAACGGGGTGTTGACTCCGAGATCACCTTGTATATTAGTACCGGTAAAGAAAAAAGCACCTTAGCCGATTATATTGGCGAAAATGCCGATAAAGTTATGGCTTCTTTAGACGATACACTTTTTAAGTCGATTGATTCTATAGAAGAGTTTTCTGATAAACCAGAGGGTACAATCATTGGACAAGAACCAGATTCAGGGGAAGTAATTCTCAGTGAAACCGATTTACTGTTTACTGTTAGTAAAGGCCAAGAAAAGCAAATTCTTGACGATCTAAGAGGATATGACAAGGACCGGCTGGAAGATTATGAAGAGTCATCAGGTTTAACTATAAATACAGTGAGAGAAGATTATTCTTCAACAGTGCCTAAAGGTAGTGTCATTTCGCAAACACCAAATGGGAAAACAGAAATTGTAAAAGGTGGGAAAGTCGAAGTCGTCGTATCAAAAGGTCCAGAGAAAAAACCCGATAAGTTCGTTGTCAAAAAGGTGACAATTGAGTATGTACCTGAAGTGATTGAGCCTAGCCCTAGTCCTAGCGATGAAGATGGTGACGAAGGTGATGGAGAGGATGATGGAGACAACTCGGGAGTAGTGGAACAGCCTGCTCCAGTCCCACAACTTATTAAAATTTACATTCAAGACAAAAATAATAAGATAACGGATGTTTTTGATGAGTTTTCAATCACAGAAACGACGGAAAGATCAATTTCATTTAACTTGGAAGAAGGACAGACTGGGTCATATAAGGTTACGCGCGATTCAAAACCTATCATTGCAGAATTGGTCAATTAG
- a CDS encoding Stp1/IreP family PP2C-type Ser/Thr phosphatase: protein MQFEVLTDIGKKRTVNEDSAAVYTLPKGVMLAVIADGMGGHLGGDYASSTAVRVIGEQFMKLDSSTFEAEDKLAQWLQEAVILANDILYKHANENEAYKGMGTTLEVALIRGRSCLISHTGDSRVYAIDGKGVRQVTRDHSYVNALLDSGEITLEEAAVHPQRNWIMKAVGSEKTIVPDLYSLELEEGMYMLICTDGLSNKVSQQSMSEIVLSNATLHEKTEELVDLANKMGGEDNISVILIDSTEVEATNP from the coding sequence TTGCAATTTGAAGTCTTGACGGATATCGGCAAGAAACGAACGGTCAACGAAGACAGTGCGGCTGTATACACACTTCCAAAGGGCGTTATGCTTGCCGTGATAGCGGACGGTATGGGTGGCCACCTGGGGGGGGATTACGCGAGTTCGACAGCAGTCAGAGTAATTGGCGAGCAATTCATGAAACTTGATAGTTCGACGTTTGAAGCAGAAGATAAGTTGGCGCAGTGGCTGCAGGAAGCGGTCATTCTCGCAAATGACATACTTTACAAACATGCAAACGAAAATGAAGCGTATAAGGGAATGGGAACGACGCTTGAAGTAGCTCTCATTCGTGGACGTTCTTGTCTTATTTCGCATACTGGTGATAGCCGTGTCTACGCAATCGATGGGAAAGGTGTGCGGCAAGTAACGCGAGACCATTCCTACGTAAATGCACTTCTTGACAGTGGGGAAATTACCTTGGAAGAGGCAGCAGTTCATCCACAACGAAACTGGATTATGAAAGCAGTTGGTTCTGAAAAAACGATTGTACCCGATCTTTATTCGCTTGAGTTAGAAGAGGGCATGTATATGCTTATTTGTACGGACGGTCTGAGCAATAAAGTAAGTCAACAATCGATGAGTGAAATAGTTCTATCAAACGCTACGTTGCATGAAAAGACGGAAGAACTTGTGGATTTAGCGAACAAGATGGGCGGGGAAGACAATATCTCCGTAATTCTAATCGACTCGACTGAAGTGGAGGCGACTAATCCATGA
- the rsmB gene encoding 16S rRNA (cytosine(967)-C(5))-methyltransferase RsmB, giving the protein MNINTRPKKKIWNGNVRDAALSILMEINDHQAYSNLLLHRTIEKYGIETKDRGLLTELTYGTLQHRMTLDYYLEPFVRGKLDGWVRELLRLSLYQIVYLTKIPPHAVVHEAVEIAKRRGHKRIAPTVNGILRSVLRKGVRSLDEMQDGTLKTSIETSHPEWLIKRWNEQFGEEDAAIMAHENNHPAAMTIRVNTAKTTPDEVIALLESEGVEVRKGEVVPECIISDSGNPANTQAYKKGLITIQDESSMLPVLALDLSPGMKVLDMCAAPGGKTTHIAEKMNDKGEVFAHDLHEHKLKLIEANATRLGLTSIKALSGDSRKLTELYELSSFDRILVDAPCSGLGVIRRKPEIKYNKTQADFDALTSIQSDLLDTARELIKSDGVIVYSTCTVEYAENQGMVERFLVRHTDMEKIPLPQLTGNEKLAIEDNTLQVLPQHFGSDGFFVAAFRKKSK; this is encoded by the coding sequence ATGAATATAAATACTAGACCGAAAAAGAAAATATGGAATGGCAACGTCCGAGACGCTGCTCTTTCAATATTGATGGAAATAAATGATCATCAAGCTTATAGCAATCTATTGCTGCATAGAACAATTGAAAAGTATGGTATAGAAACGAAAGATCGTGGCTTGTTAACGGAATTGACGTATGGCACACTTCAACACCGCATGACACTCGATTATTATCTTGAGCCGTTTGTCCGTGGTAAATTGGATGGCTGGGTTCGAGAGCTTCTTCGGTTATCGTTATATCAAATCGTTTATTTAACAAAAATCCCACCGCATGCTGTTGTTCACGAAGCAGTTGAAATTGCGAAAAGACGCGGTCATAAACGGATAGCACCAACTGTAAATGGTATTCTTCGCTCCGTGTTGCGTAAAGGTGTCCGTTCACTTGATGAAATGCAAGATGGTACGTTGAAAACTTCTATCGAAACGAGTCATCCGGAATGGTTGATTAAGCGTTGGAATGAACAATTTGGTGAAGAAGACGCGGCCATTATGGCACATGAAAATAATCATCCAGCAGCGATGACAATTCGCGTCAATACAGCAAAAACAACGCCAGACGAAGTCATTGCTTTACTCGAATCAGAAGGTGTTGAAGTAAGAAAAGGCGAAGTTGTACCGGAGTGCATCATTTCAGATAGTGGCAATCCTGCAAATACGCAAGCCTATAAAAAAGGACTTATCACTATTCAAGACGAAAGTTCGATGCTACCTGTTCTTGCTCTTGATTTATCGCCAGGTATGAAAGTACTCGATATGTGTGCGGCACCTGGTGGGAAAACAACCCACATCGCTGAAAAAATGAACGATAAAGGTGAAGTTTTTGCACATGATTTACATGAACATAAACTGAAACTTATTGAAGCAAATGCGACTCGCCTTGGCTTAACGTCAATCAAAGCATTGAGTGGAGACAGCAGGAAATTGACTGAGCTATACGAGTTGTCCTCATTCGATCGTATTCTTGTCGACGCACCTTGTAGCGGTCTTGGTGTCATCCGTAGAAAGCCTGAAATTAAGTACAATAAAACACAAGCTGATTTCGATGCGTTGACGTCGATTCAATCAGACCTTCTAGATACTGCTCGTGAATTGATTAAATCTGACGGGGTTATTGTCTATAGTACGTGTACAGTGGAGTATGCCGAAAACCAGGGAATGGTTGAACGATTCCTTGTGCGTCATACGGATATGGAGAAAATCCCTTTACCGCAACTAACTGGAAACGAGAAATTGGCGATTGAAGATAACACGCTTCAAGTACTTCCGCAACACTTTGGCAGCGATGGCTTTTTTGTTGCTGCTTTCCGGAAAAAAAGTAAGTGA
- the fmt gene encoding methionyl-tRNA formyltransferase: MTKIVFMGTPEFSVSVLTMLFDEGHTIVAVVTQPDRPVGRKRVLTPPPVKVEALRLGLPIIQPEKLRGSAELEEIIALKPDLIVTAAFGQILPKELLEVPRLGCINVHASFLPKYRGGAPIHQAIMDGETETGVTIMYMVEKLDAGDIISQVIVPISDTDHTGSMFTALSVAGTALLKETLPSILNETNKQTVQDESLVTFARNISREQERIDWSKGGKAIYDKIRGLHPWPVAYTAFQGENVKIWWSEKIHTTDSALPGTIIAIDSDRIIVKAGDDIAVALTDLQPAGKKRMPAGEFIRGTGSKWSKGDRFE; the protein is encoded by the coding sequence ATGACGAAGATTGTCTTTATGGGAACACCAGAGTTTTCGGTATCTGTCCTCACAATGCTCTTTGATGAAGGGCATACTATCGTGGCAGTTGTCACTCAGCCGGACAGACCAGTCGGGCGAAAGAGGGTCTTAACACCACCTCCAGTAAAAGTTGAAGCACTACGGCTTGGACTGCCGATTATTCAACCTGAAAAACTGAGAGGTTCTGCTGAACTTGAGGAAATTATTGCGCTTAAACCAGATTTAATCGTGACTGCAGCATTTGGCCAGATTTTACCGAAGGAACTGCTAGAAGTCCCTCGGCTCGGTTGCATTAATGTACACGCATCCTTTCTACCTAAATATCGCGGTGGTGCGCCGATTCACCAGGCAATCATGGATGGCGAAACAGAAACGGGCGTCACAATCATGTATATGGTCGAAAAACTTGATGCAGGCGATATTATTTCACAAGTGATTGTGCCTATTTCTGATACGGATCACACAGGAAGTATGTTCACTGCATTATCTGTGGCAGGGACGGCACTACTGAAAGAGACATTGCCTTCTATTTTAAACGAAACAAATAAACAAACAGTTCAAGACGAATCACTCGTGACGTTCGCGCGTAACATCTCCCGTGAACAAGAACGGATTGACTGGTCTAAAGGTGGAAAGGCAATCTACGATAAAATCCGTGGACTTCATCCTTGGCCAGTTGCATACACCGCATTCCAAGGTGAAAACGTCAAGATTTGGTGGAGTGAGAAAATCCATACAACTGACAGTGCGTTACCAGGAACGATTATTGCAATCGATAGTGATCGTATTATTGTAAAAGCGGGCGATGACATCGCTGTTGCACTTACGGATCTTCAACCAGCCGGGAAAAAACGGATGCCGGCGGGTGAATTTATTCGCGGAACCGGATCTAAATGGAGTAAGGGGGACCGTTTTGAATGA
- the def gene encoding peptide deformylase, producing MAIREIVKHPAPVLQQQCKEVVKFDKKLSKLLDDMYDTMVAADGIGIAAPQIGEAVRVAIVDMGEGQDVIEMVNPVVTATGGSEIEVEGCLSFPDLFGEVERPFFVRIEAQERNGALYELEAEDYEARAILHEIDHLNGVLFDSKIIRVVDPSELEETEEAEIVGESGGGELK from the coding sequence TTGGCAATACGTGAAATTGTGAAGCATCCGGCTCCGGTTCTTCAACAACAATGTAAAGAAGTAGTGAAATTTGATAAGAAGCTTTCAAAACTGCTAGATGATATGTACGACACAATGGTGGCGGCGGATGGCATAGGAATCGCTGCACCACAAATTGGCGAAGCAGTGCGTGTCGCGATTGTCGATATGGGCGAAGGGCAAGACGTTATTGAGATGGTCAATCCTGTTGTAACAGCAACCGGAGGATCCGAAATAGAAGTAGAAGGTTGTCTAAGTTTTCCGGATTTATTCGGCGAAGTAGAAAGACCATTTTTCGTACGCATTGAAGCGCAAGAACGCAATGGCGCACTTTATGAATTAGAAGCAGAAGATTATGAAGCACGTGCGATTCTTCATGAAATCGATCATTTAAATGGCGTATTATTTGATTCGAAAATCATTCGTGTTGTTGATCCGTCTGAATTAGAAGAAACAGAAGAAGCAGAGATAGTAGGGGAAAGCGGTGGAGGTGAGCTGAAATGA
- the priA gene encoding primosomal protein N' has protein sequence MIAEVIVDVAAYPIDRPFDYLVPEALESVIEPGTRVKVPFGPRKVLGYVTMLKDESELALGKIKPIDELIDLDPVISSELLELSRWLAVETLSYEIDALQVMLPAAMRAKYEKFIIVEEPERIEDADFKAFLAGRKRIQLKEVDSAELMKMLKKYVSEGIVTVDTAVGQQTAVKKVRMIRMADEVTLQTLLDSSHSNAKKQAELLRWMLEHAGKTISAKQLMEQSGIQPAVLKTVIERGAAFEELAEVYREPDAPQLKDTAIPEILTDEQQIALDHIATSEDNQKAETFLLHGVTGSGKTEVYLRAIKRVLDKGKEAIVLVPEISLTPQMTSRFKERFGSLVAVMHSALSAGEKYDEWRKIKRGEVKVVIGARSAIFAPFENIGIIILDEEHESTYKQDDTPRYHARDVAIKRAEYYNCPVILGSATPSLESYARASKGVYTMLTLTKRPKDQALPTVTVVDMREELKTGNRSMFSLPLAEAVRIRLEKREQIVLFLNKRGFSSFVLCRDCGTVVECPNCDISLTYHRAHEQLKCHYCGHEERVPLVCPECKSEHIRFFGTGTQKAQEEIAKLFPTARVLRMDVDTTRQKGSHERLLRQFSEGQADILLGTQMIAKGLDFPNITLVGVLAADTTLHLADFRAAEKTFQLMTQVSGRAGRHELPGEVFIQTYSPEHYAIELAKAQHYKPFYTMEMAARRQYGYPPFYFVTLVQFTHEDLLKVADFAEKGARYLKQNLSAGTVVIGPTASAISRVNNRYRYQCLIKYKKEPKLTETLQQLIKYYRTDWIKSGLIMTVDVEPASIY, from the coding sequence ATGATCGCTGAAGTCATTGTAGATGTAGCGGCTTATCCAATCGACAGGCCGTTTGATTACCTCGTTCCAGAAGCATTGGAATCTGTGATTGAGCCTGGAACCAGAGTGAAAGTTCCGTTTGGACCCAGGAAAGTGCTTGGTTACGTAACAATGTTGAAGGACGAAAGTGAGCTTGCACTCGGCAAAATTAAACCGATTGATGAACTTATTGATTTGGATCCGGTCATTTCTAGTGAACTGCTCGAATTATCGCGCTGGCTCGCGGTTGAGACGTTGTCATATGAAATTGATGCCCTCCAAGTGATGTTACCTGCTGCGATGCGTGCAAAATATGAAAAGTTCATCATTGTCGAAGAACCGGAACGAATTGAAGACGCTGATTTTAAAGCTTTTCTTGCGGGCAGGAAACGGATTCAGTTGAAAGAAGTAGATTCAGCAGAATTGATGAAAATGTTAAAAAAGTATGTTTCAGAAGGAATTGTCACGGTCGATACGGCCGTAGGGCAGCAAACTGCTGTGAAAAAAGTGCGGATGATTCGAATGGCAGATGAGGTAACACTGCAAACTTTGCTTGACTCTAGTCACTCCAATGCGAAAAAACAAGCTGAATTACTTCGCTGGATGTTGGAGCATGCAGGGAAAACGATCAGTGCAAAACAACTGATGGAACAGTCGGGAATTCAACCGGCTGTGCTGAAAACTGTCATTGAAAGAGGCGCAGCCTTCGAAGAACTTGCTGAAGTGTACCGTGAACCTGATGCGCCTCAATTGAAAGATACAGCGATACCCGAAATCTTGACAGACGAACAGCAAATTGCACTTGATCATATAGCAACATCCGAAGACAATCAAAAAGCAGAAACATTCCTACTTCATGGCGTTACAGGAAGTGGAAAAACAGAAGTGTATTTACGTGCCATTAAACGCGTTTTGGATAAAGGCAAAGAAGCAATCGTCCTTGTCCCAGAGATATCATTAACCCCGCAAATGACGTCGCGCTTCAAAGAGCGTTTTGGTTCGCTCGTTGCAGTTATGCACAGCGCCTTGTCTGCCGGTGAGAAATACGATGAATGGCGGAAGATAAAACGGGGGGAAGTAAAAGTCGTCATTGGTGCAAGGTCGGCGATATTTGCCCCGTTTGAAAATATTGGTATTATCATTCTCGATGAAGAGCATGAATCGACGTACAAGCAAGATGATACACCGCGCTATCATGCAAGGGACGTTGCGATTAAACGCGCGGAGTATTACAATTGTCCTGTTATTTTAGGAAGTGCAACGCCGTCACTGGAATCATATGCACGTGCATCAAAAGGTGTATATACCATGCTTACACTAACGAAACGACCAAAAGATCAGGCCCTGCCAACAGTAACAGTCGTTGATATGCGAGAGGAATTGAAAACCGGAAATCGTTCGATGTTTTCATTGCCGCTTGCGGAAGCGGTCCGTATCCGATTGGAAAAAAGAGAGCAAATCGTGCTGTTTCTGAATAAGCGAGGCTTTTCATCTTTTGTACTCTGCCGGGATTGCGGTACTGTCGTTGAATGCCCAAATTGTGATATTTCGTTGACCTATCATCGTGCACACGAACAGTTAAAATGCCATTATTGCGGTCATGAAGAACGAGTGCCGCTCGTTTGTCCGGAATGTAAAAGTGAACATATCCGGTTTTTCGGAACAGGGACCCAAAAAGCGCAAGAAGAAATTGCGAAACTGTTTCCTACAGCACGTGTCCTTCGAATGGATGTCGATACAACGAGGCAAAAAGGTTCACACGAGCGGCTTCTTAGACAGTTCAGTGAAGGACAGGCGGATATCCTACTCGGGACGCAAATGATTGCGAAAGGGCTAGATTTCCCGAATATTACACTTGTCGGTGTGCTTGCCGCAGATACAACACTCCATTTAGCTGATTTCCGTGCCGCTGAAAAAACCTTTCAACTAATGACGCAAGTAAGTGGACGAGCTGGACGTCACGAATTGCCTGGAGAGGTTTTCATCCAGACTTATTCCCCTGAACATTACGCAATCGAATTAGCGAAAGCACAGCATTATAAGCCTTTTTATACGATGGAAATGGCGGCCAGAAGACAATATGGCTATCCACCCTTCTATTTCGTCACGCTTGTTCAGTTTACGCACGAGGATTTATTGAAAGTAGCTGACTTTGCAGAAAAGGGAGCACGCTACTTAAAACAGAACTTATCTGCAGGCACAGTCGTCATCGGACCAACTGCTTCCGCTATCAGTCGAGTGAACAATAGATATCGCTACCAATGTTTGATAAAATACAAAAAAGAGCCGAAGTTGACAGAAACGTTGCAGCAGCTCATTAAGTATTACCGGACGGACTGGATTAAATCAGGACTGATAATGACCGTTGATGTAGAACCGGCGTCAATATACTAA
- the coaBC gene encoding bifunctional phosphopantothenoylcysteine decarboxylase/phosphopantothenate--cysteine ligase CoaBC, translated as MLLNKKILLCVTGGIAVYKAVALVSKLSQAGADVKVIMTESAKEFVTPLTFQAMSRNDVFFDTFDEKNSRVIAHIDLADWADLVIVAPATANVIGKLANGIADDMVTTTLLATQAEVWIAPAMNVHMYENKAVIRNITTLHEDGYKFIEPSEGFLACGYVGKGRLEEPEKIVELITERFTTSKYLPLSGKKVVITAGPTRERIDPVRYVSNFSSGKMGYAMAEAAVKLGAETVLISGPVGLDKPAGVTVIDIESAAEMFEAVRTQFDDAAIVIKAAAVADYRPREIQPQKMKKQVGDSVIELERTTDILKTIGSMKTKQILVGFAAETENAVGYGIGKLESKNLDYIIVNDVTDPDAGFGKDTNVVTLLSKNGSHMPFRAMPKKELAILLLETIIKEESDQLNDR; from the coding sequence ATGTTGTTGAATAAAAAAATCCTCCTTTGTGTAACTGGCGGAATCGCGGTCTATAAAGCTGTTGCACTTGTAAGTAAGTTGTCTCAGGCAGGAGCGGACGTAAAGGTCATTATGACTGAATCGGCAAAGGAATTTGTCACACCACTTACATTTCAAGCGATGTCACGAAACGATGTTTTTTTCGATACGTTCGATGAAAAAAATTCCCGTGTGATTGCACATATTGATTTGGCAGATTGGGCTGATCTTGTCATAGTTGCTCCAGCCACAGCAAATGTAATTGGTAAACTCGCGAATGGGATTGCTGACGATATGGTAACGACTACACTCTTAGCTACTCAGGCTGAGGTCTGGATTGCACCTGCAATGAATGTCCATATGTATGAAAATAAAGCAGTTATACGAAATATTACTACGCTGCACGAAGATGGCTATAAATTCATCGAGCCCTCTGAAGGCTTTTTGGCATGCGGTTATGTAGGAAAAGGTCGATTGGAAGAACCCGAAAAGATTGTAGAACTGATAACAGAACGGTTTACAACGTCCAAATATCTTCCGCTTTCAGGAAAGAAAGTTGTGATCACGGCAGGTCCGACACGTGAACGGATTGATCCGGTACGATATGTCTCGAATTTTTCAAGTGGCAAGATGGGCTATGCGATGGCAGAAGCAGCAGTTAAACTCGGTGCTGAGACTGTCCTTATTTCGGGACCTGTTGGATTGGACAAGCCAGCGGGAGTAACAGTCATTGATATTGAAAGTGCGGCAGAGATGTTTGAAGCCGTCCGAACACAATTCGATGATGCGGCAATCGTTATCAAAGCAGCTGCTGTAGCGGATTATCGCCCGAGAGAGATTCAGCCCCAAAAGATGAAGAAACAAGTAGGGGACTCTGTTATTGAACTTGAACGAACAACTGATATCTTGAAAACAATCGGTTCAATGAAAACGAAACAAATCCTTGTTGGCTTTGCTGCTGAAACTGAAAATGCAGTAGGTTATGGCATAGGCAAACTAGAAAGTAAAAACCTTGATTATATTATCGTCAACGACGTGACTGATCCGGATGCTGGATTCGGGAAGGATACAAACGTTGTCACACTTCTTTCGAAAAACGGATCACATATGCCATTCCGAGCAATGCCGAAAAAAGAACTCGCCATTCTATTGCTGGAAACAATTATTAAAGAAGAAAGTGATCAACTAAATGATCGCTGA
- the rpoZ gene encoding DNA-directed RNA polymerase subunit omega, whose product MLTPSIDSLKEKIDSKYTLVTLASKRARQMQEEGNKLLTSYVSNKNVGKALEEVAAGVLSKKKSDDSIVYEDEV is encoded by the coding sequence ATGTTAACTCCATCAATCGATTCTCTAAAAGAAAAAATCGACTCGAAATACACACTTGTAACACTCGCTTCAAAACGTGCGCGTCAAATGCAAGAAGAGGGCAATAAGCTTCTTACTTCTTATGTCTCTAACAAGAATGTCGGTAAAGCACTTGAAGAAGTGGCAGCCGGTGTACTTTCTAAAAAGAAATCGGACGATTCAATCGTCTACGAAGACGAAGTTTAA